The Salvia splendens isolate huo1 chromosome 20, SspV2, whole genome shotgun sequence nucleotide sequence AGGTCATTCTCAATAACAGGGAATTCACTAGGATCAGAATTCCTTACCACATGATAATCAGTCAGAGATATTGGGGCCTCTCATCACTGAGCGCAGTGGTGTCCGCCTGTGTGTTTGAGGCCTGCTCGGTGGTAAAGCTAACCTTCTCTGTTGGATCCACTTCGGGAACAAGACTGGTGATTAGGTTCGGGAACAAACTTAGCGGGTCAATCGAAGTTTCTTTTTGATTTCCCTCCCCCTAACTGCTAAGTTGGTGATAGAAGTACTCATTTTCAACGAAATCACAGTTCATTGTGATAAACATGCATTTGGCTTTGGGGTCGTAGCATCGATAACCTTTTTGTTGTTGGGCATATCCTAGGAAGACGCCTTTTACGGCACAAGGGGAAAATTTGGATCTTTCGTGTTTTGGTATATGAATAAAGGTAGAGCATCCAAAAACTCTAGGCTCAAGAGTGAGTGGGAGAGGTATCTGTGTTTGGGTAGATGGGACTTGTATGGGGGATTTGTTTTCGAGGCCTTTAGTGGGTAGGCGATTCAGGGTATAGACAGAAGTGGCTAGGGCTTCAGGCCAAAAAGACTTTGGGACTTTGGATTCTATAAGGTGGGCTCTGGTCATTTCAAGGAGTTTCCTATTCTTtcgttctgctaccccattttgttcaaGTGTGTGAGGGCAAGTGGTTTGGTGTACAAGGCCATTTTTTGCAAAGAATTGTTGCATTTGGGTATTGACATACTCCCCCCCATTATCAGACCTAAGGatttctatgttttttttataatggaTTTGAACAAAGGTATAAAAAAGGACAAATTTATCAAAGACTTCTGACTTAGATTTCTTAAAATATATCCATGGCATGTGTGAAAAATCATTGATAAAAAGCACAAAATATTTAAGTAGTTGACCACCGGTAATAGGTGCTggcccccacacatcagaatgaataAGGGAAAAAACTTGGTTCACATGGGTATTATTAACTTTAAAAGAATGTCAATGACTCTTAGCCAAAAAACAAGTTTCACAATCCATACGAGTAATTTTATCAAAACTAGGGAATAAAACTTTAAGATAACCTAGCGATGGGTTTCCTAATCGATGATGCCATAGCCAAGCCTGTCTGTCCGTGGATCCGTGAGTCAGCAACACAATACTCTGTTGAGCtacctcatccacatagtagagACCACGTCGCTCAGTGCCACACCCAACAATCGTCCCCGTCTGAGTATCATGTAACATGCAAAAATAAGGTTGCATTAGTAAGGTGCAATTCAGTTCTTTCGTGACATGACTGACAAATAGTAACTTATGGGACAAGGTTGGGACATATAGGCAATTTGAGATTTTTAGAGCGGGTGAAATATTAATGGTTCCGGTTCCCTTGACAGTAAGCAATTCCCCATTGGCAGTCTGAGCATATTTTTTATGAGGTTCGGACATCCCAGTAAAATCATATTCATCAAATGACATAGTGTCAGTAGCCCCACAGTAAAAAAATCCAATCATTATCCTTATATGAAGATTCAGACATACTATATGCTGCAGATAAATTTTCTACAACTTGAAACCTATTTTTCCAATCAATTTGAGGTTCAAATTCCAATTTTCTAGAGTCTGGGGTTCTTTTTGCAACAATATGAGAGTAAATGGggtcaatatttaatttaggaGTGTTTGAGGACTGCATAAAAAGAGAATGGGgtatattttcatattctacGGAACTGGAGGGACTGGAATATAATAAAGGTGGATGTGAGgtgtttaatttaaaattaaaccCCTCATTACCTTTCCCAACCCTTGCCGATGCCATTTCTTCTCCAGAAGGCGCCGCTGCAGTCCCAATTCCGATTGCCTCATCTCGACCGGCGCCGGTGGTGGCTCTGGTGCTTCCCGCTGCAATCACAGCACTGGTAGCTCGATCTCGTTCCCCTACTGCCGGTTGTCCTCTGTTCCCCTTGTTCGCTCAATTTCGAGCAGCCCGTCGCTTCTTCATCTCGTCCCACCAATCAGGGTATCCGACGAGATGGAAGCACTGGTCCTTGGTGTGTTTTCGGCCGCCACAGTGAGAGCACACGAGCTTGTTCTTATCCTCTTCAAAACGACGATCCTCTCCACGGTGCGGAGTTTGCCCGCCTCGTCCGTCGCCGCCGCGGCGAATCGCCAATCCCGCCTTGATTCCACCATTGTCAGTGTCGGTGGGTGCAGGTTTAAGCACACTTTCATTCGTTGCCTTCCTTCGGATGATGGCGTAGGCATTCTTCACCGACGGAAGAGGGTCCCGTTTTAGGATGTCTTTCCGTGTTGCTTCGTGGCTTTCATTCAGGGCCATTAGGAACTGGTACACTCTTTCCTCTTGTATCTCTTCATTACGGAGTGCGATATCCTCCGCATACTTCATTCGGTTGGGCCTCCTTCTGTCAATTGTCATCCACAGATTTTGGAGACGGAACCACAATTTTTCCAAGGTCATGTCGCCTTGTTTGATGGTGCTTGCTTTCACGTGCAGGTCGTATACTTGTAATGAGTCTCCTCCACTTCCATAGGTAATGGCCAGTCCCTCCTATAGCTCCCTCGCCGTCGGATATTGCGAGACCTCATTCACGAGTTCGGGTTCCAAGTGGTTGATTATCCACCCGAACACTATATGGTCCAGTTTCTGCCATGTTTCGTGGTATGGATTTGTGCTTGGTGGAGGAACTGAATCCCGAGAGATGTGGGAGGATAAGCCCTTCCCACTGATCGCTCATGTCATGAGATTCTCCCAGAGCGGGTAGTTGTCTCCCGATAGTTTGGTGGTGACAACTATCTCGCCTAGATTTTCTGGATTGGGCGTCGTTGATTTTGGTGGATTTGGAGATGTCTACATACTCTGCCGGTTGAACTCCACGAATTTGGCTGCAAAATCATTGCCAAAAATCATGATTTTGTTCTCCTTCTTTTCTTCCTGATCTGACATAGTTTGTTGTTGTTTAGGATGTAGGTTTCTGCCTCTTGGTCGAAGGGTCGAGATTTGTATGGACGATGATGAGATTATATTCTGAGTCCCTCGTTCTCAACCTGCTCTGGTACCATATTGAATTTGATATCcaagagagaagaggaagaagacattGTAGGAGAATTGTATTTCTTTGTTGTGTATTATTGTTTGGAGTAATCCTTTTAATATAGAGGTTTACCCTAATTTATAAATGGTAATACTATCTCCTATTTTTGTGGTATCAATCACACACTAATTACAGGATCAATCACTCCCTAATTACATGATTCTTGCCTtacttacattatttattttcatattctaacagcatattcttgtgggacgaattaaaaaggaaagagttcatattcttgagggacggagggagtagttcgTAACTAAACTCAAAAATAAATGTCAAAGCAAcacaaaaactcaaaaaaataGGAGCAACGCATTACTTGAGAAGATAGCAAACAAATCCAAGCAAACAAGCATTATACGAATGCACATCCTGTTTAAATAAGTACGTTGTAAAATTTTACTATATATTTCCAgttattacttttttatattgaggTGGTGTATTGTTTATTTGAAGCAAGGACAAAAggaaaaataacaaacaaaacgcacatcaaattatctccaATAACTATGgctaatttttttgtttgacaTAGGACTACCGATATTCATAGGCTTTTATACTAAAATTAATTAGTGATAATAGGAGTGATCTATAAAACTtggttttagttttctttttacaaTAATGTATGATattgttataattatttttgttttatgtgCCAAACATCCTACCCTCAAACCCGGTAAATATTGGATGAATtagaacttttttttaatgGGATTAGACCAACCATCTATGGAATTGGTCGAAATTTGAAATCCAAATATATTGTcacttattttttaatttcaatttatacatatttattgggtcagttaaatttaATCCAAAATAGGCTACCTACACTTATATGTATTATCAGTGGCGGCCCTATGTTTAAGTATGGCGGTCATTGAGACCCCCCAATAATTTTAGCTCTAgctatatatataatactcccttcgtcccataaaaatatggacaatggatatggcacgagaattaagacaaaattggtaaagtaagagagatgagaagaatagtatagtaaagtaagagaagggAGAATGGTAgtaaaagtagtgttagtggataataaGATCTACATTATtcaattgatataactttctaaaaatggaatacacatatttttgtgggacgaacgaaaatagaaaatgtaaatatttttattggagAGATAGATTATACATCCATAAATTTATGTATTCTAATTTTAATGCAAGTGGTCTAGGAATAGCCTGTAGAATCATTTGATTTGAAGGCCAGAGTTTGATTCCAAAAgtatataacatgatttaaattGGTGGGATGACCATGGAGCTCCATAGTCCCTGCTTTCTAGTCTCTAATTCAACATGTAGAGCTTTTTTAGGCGAAAGTATGTAATACCACAACAAAGCTTTAAGACAACAATATTGTTTTCGTACACTAAAATCACATTGTTAGAAGGAATTGTATTTACAGTGACTAATTTATGATTTGTTCATGACTGTTTTTGTACCTGAAAAATACAACGTACTAACTatattccatagtagtggatgCATTTCTTTCCGATAcgtaaattaagaaaaattgtgttaagtgggttaagtaaaggaaaaataaagtaggaaatggaaaaagtagagagatggagagagaataaacaataaagtatgagagagtaAAATAACTTAGAGgaaatgtgttgattttttattaaaaaagaattgaCTTCAATATTATGGAACGTATCAAAAcggcaaaatgactccactactatggaccGGATGGAGTATTACATAGAAAGTAATGTACCTTTTGTGATTAAAATTGACTCTTGTAAAAGTTATCTTTATTcttaatataaattattattttgaaaaaataaaatatgttgaTTTAATTGAGAATTTGAACCGGATTGAGTCGGGTTCAGCTTAGTCAGGTTGGAATGAACCAACGTGCAAGCGCACAAAGGAGTGTAAGTGTAAGTGTTGCCATTTCCAGCGTATCATATACATTAATGTAGTCGGATTTTGTTCCTAGTGAGAAAAATTTAACGACTAtttaagtttgtgatattagggttatgatcaattgctaactaattagcaatcttAAGTTAAGGTCAAATTTTAGCCATTAAATTAGGAGATCTAGTTGATGAAAtaatggattatattttaaattaaaaaattattaaataaatttaaaaggtATTAATGTTAATTCTTATATATTGTGGTTATAACTAATCACCCTCTCTcctcaaaatcatcttaaaactttaaatttacgtaactctctcaattgaaataattttttttaaaattataccaaattaaaggtaatttcataaggattctaacgagatctcaattgcatatgtttcgacgttgatcggatgatgaaattttataacttcgatttcaattttcgtatatgttgaaaGCATATTTTATATCAACAATTGcatcaaaaaatttcaatataatacatgtacaatatcaataaaactatgttgatattttcgattgcttgtgttgaaatttttatgtcactgtgttgatatttgtaatacactatgttgatataaaaaagaACCGTGAAAATTATTACGTTATAACAGATTGACTATTTTAcccttttattgatattttatctactatttatttaaattatttatttaaatctgTGAGGTTTAATCTCACTCACTCATTTTAAGATCTAATAATGTAGGATTGATTTTAGTCGTTGATTAGATACTAAATGCATTTTAACATGACCTCGTCATATATATGTCAAGTTTAAAGtttgtagaattttttttaaaacttcgTGATATTATGCTCCAACATCCTTAAATAATATTACTATGCGCCATCAAGGTTTATGAAAATGTTTAATTTAGTACTTTCtccatccccaaagaatatgtattttgggtttgacacgggttttaatgtaaaattggtaaagtaagaaagaggtagagagaaaaaagtaattaaagtattgttagcgGTGAATGAATCTCGCCTCAATAGAGAAAAAGgacttttcaaaattggaaagtgcatattctgtTAAGAGGGAGGAAGTACCTAATATTCCATTTTGCAGTTACTAATAAGTGATTGGGGTTAATTATTCGATAGGATGGTTACCATTTTAATAaacatttaattcaattatctGAAATGTTGGCATGGCTTTTACAGCGGTAAATTTCATAGCCTGCCGTTAGACTACTTATTCAAAAACTTGAAAGTTTGAGAGACAAAAAATGATTATGCCTAAAAAGTATAAGtaagcaaaaaaaattaaattttaaacacTCATCGTAAGCTATAATCATGTGCAAGTTGTTGTAGCAGTCGCAGCTAAAAAAACTCACAcctaaaacggctatatttagATTACATGTTTCACAGTTTTGCAATAATATTCTAAAAGTAATTTTCTTGTACAGTCAACAGCCTCATTAGCTAATACTGAAGTCAAAATTTGTTCTAAATTTTGCTCATTGATCAAGTAGTCTACAATATCTGGACGTAAGAGACCACAAAATCTCAATCGATCACCTCGTCTTCTGATTCTATTCTCGATATTGAAGATCAAAGTCGTTTGACCCATTATCGTACTTACTGCCAGGGGTTCTTCTTCCTTGTACTTCTTTTCGAGCTAGTCGAAGTGCCAGATTTCTGCAAGGGTTTGGCATAAGTCAGTCAGTGATGGTGAAGTTTTGATATTGCCATCAGTTATTAGTTATTGAACATAGTGTGGCATTGCATACCGATTTGGATCTCTTGGTTTTCCCACGGATTCTATTCTTGGGCGACTTCAATTTGTATATCCGAACCATCCAGTGATGAGTGGTGAAGACCTAAAGACGAGACACATAGACGGAGAAATAAGACAATAGAGAGCTATATAATGACACCAAGAAGATAGAGCTGCAAAACTAGTATGAATGTCTAGTCATCTAATAAACTATCGTCATAGGAAATTATAGCAAAATTTTGTGAGAATGGAACTTTACCTCTTCGAAGTGAGTGAGTTTGAAATGCTTTTTCCCGATTTCAGTGTTCCTAACCCTGTCATACCCTCTACCATCTGTCTCCACAAACCTACAAGACAAAACAAAATCATATGGCAATTTTTATGTGGTATGAGAAATCCATATATAAGACCGATAAATACTCACCTGAAATATGAAAGTTTGTACATGAGGGAGTTGAGCATGGTTGGAGTAGCTTGAGAATCAATCCGGTACTGACCATCTCTCTGTTCAATGCCAGGATAGAATTAGTGAAACAAACATGACATCAGATAAAGGCCTGATGGAAAAAAATTCCACTGCACATTAGCTGATACGGGAATTATGAAGAAAGTCGAGAAATTTGAAGCAACACTGGATTGACAAAATCAACCTTACAACGACTAGAGAAATAATCTGTACAAACAATAATTACATTAAGAGAATGCTGCTACTAACTACTCACCAAATAGTCAGGTTCCTTGATGTGAGGAAACACACCTCCACCAATCCGAACCATCCACAGAAACTTATTAATGTCATCACTGGGATATCCAACAAGGCCTGAGATAAAGTGACAGCTGTCAGGATAATATTCTCATTGATTAAGAAAACTCTCTAACAAGTAATGAAGACAACCTCCAAAAACAACCAAAACATATTTTACATCCAGCGAGTTGAAAATGTCCCAAGCTGCCTTTTCTGGAGATGACATTGCAGTACCAACAGTTGCAATATGTGTGTTGTTCCATGTATTATTATCAACAATAACGGTACGGTTAGCCATAGCAGTTGTTTGGTAACCGTAGTCCCACCAAGACGCAACCTGGACCAAAATAGCAGCAGCAAGAAGACCAATAAGCTTGTTTCCTAGTTTGTAATAAAACGCTCATTATTTGTCACAGAAAAGCTCAGCGGACAGAAATTAGTAGTGTTTCGTGCTGAAGTCAATAAGGAAAAGGGTCAGGACATTTTGTGTGAAGTGGCAAGGATTGAACATAGACATACGTTGTACTAGTCCAAGCACAGCCAGGTTCAGAACCTCAAATAGAATGAGAGGATAATGAGTGCTAAAATTTTACTTCAAAAGTGGCTTTGAGTCCCTATCATTTTGATTTTGAGCATTTAAACTAAGTACCACCATCAGAAATAATCCTCTTCCATCTCCCTGAAGTAAAATATCTCATATTTGTAGAACAAGCTTCACCGACACAGGTACATAACATCTAGCAATAAGAAGATATAGTGCACATGATTCCGAAACTATCAGCCgatataatttatatatctgACCTAGCAATGAAACTTATGCCACTGACATCTGTTGGGGTCTTAAGGGCAAACGAATCAGACCTCTTTGACTTGCTAGTAAGGAATAGTCAAAACCAACAATTCTACTAGTATTATCCATTTTGAGACAATATTTTTAACAATCGCCTGCAGTATCTAAGTAGAAGTCTTAGCTGTACATTTAAATTCATTATCAACATATAAAAGAGAAGGCTTTATTGTCCTTGTTTAAATGACAAACATGTTGCTATAATGCTCTTCGAATAAGATTTGTCTGATTTCCAATTATAGTGTAAATTGGATCCTCAAAAATCCTAATTCAAGTAGTCAATTATTGCACATGGCACACCCCCTTTCTTcaacaaaaaaagaaacatTTTTACAGCATACCCAAAGCCAACAATTTTTATGAATGGCATAGAATGTATATTTTCCTGGGAAGCTAAAATGGACAGAGCTACAACTTGTTATGGGGCATTATGTATGGCTTCATCAGCAAAATCTTTCACCAGTTATAAAGGAAATAATTCGagcaagaaaagaagaaaatgagggtCACATATATTAGGTTCACATGCAGAGGCAAAAAGTAGAATAGCCATTTAGCGAAGTAATATATAACTAGTAACCACTGGTTAaaaatacttccttcgtcccttATAAATGTGTTCATTTTACCATTTCAATCCTTCCCTCATAAGTTCCACTTTAGGGAACTACCCACTACTAATCCTTATATTTTAGCCTCACTATATTCACTTATTTACACAAAAACCAAGCATAGCTCACACAACTTTTAAAATCATCAACACATTTCCCTAGTAATGTTGGCccattttttcacttatctatACACTTATGTATCATgtgcaattaaaataaaaactatgCCAAAAAGTGGGAACATACTTATAACTATAAGGGATGGAGTCATGGGGTACATAAATTCTAGCCACTCTTGCCAAAATACCCTGGTAATTCAGAatctgaaattaattaaatgatttcACGTGATTAATCTGCACAATCTTGTGaataataacatttttttactaCAGTGTTAAGGGCTAGTAAATGTCTAGGTTGAGACTAGTGAAGTTAAGAAATGCGGTTGAATCTAAAACAAAGGTAACAAGCAACATAAATAGTCCTATAAACACCAGTACTGGTACTGTTGACAAGTGCAAGTGATAGTGGAGCATTTTAACACTAGATGCTGCACTTCTGCTCCTATAATTGCCTACtctttttccgctgctattTTTATAGTTAACTAATTAATAGTTAGGGTGATTTCGAGTTGGATTTCTAGGATTTGATGCCCTGCATAAGCTTCAGAGACATGTTCGTATATATGCACAGGCACAGTTACAGATGTGCACACGCTCACAAACCTAACCttaaaaagagaaaacaaaacaaagaattGCATAACCAGCAGAAGGATTATAGTGAGAACATGTAATTGGCATGAAAGAAATCAAAAGGTAGCCTAACTACTTACTTTATCGTCCACCTCAGTGTTATGGCTCAACCAAGCATATGCCTCTCTGAAGTCATCAAAGACATGGAGACCATCATGAGAACGAGAGGTTAAAACAATTGATGGAGCAGAATAAGCCTCTGCTGCAGCCCAGACACAATGAACCTACAACAATAATTGTTcttaattatttgaaaattcaGGTCAGAACCTGAATACAGGAGTAGCATACACAACAATGAGAAAGGGTCTAGCACAATTTGACATCATgatacctaaaactccatatttAAACCGTCCTACACAATTTTGAGATTTCATTCAACTAGACTAAATACACAGATGACAAAGATAATATGTATGAAGCAAGCAATAATCACGTAAGACAAAACAGATCAGTGACAATTTCCTCTTACAACCATAATCCCATAGACACCTTAGACATTGCAGAAACATTGTCAAAATAGCTCAGCAATGTATCGTATGCATACCACATAAAATGCTCCAAGCAATACGAGTAAGAAAACAGCCATCACTGAAGTTTCCAGGGGCAAAACCAGAAGCCTCTTTTCAACCCGGGATACAAGAGACGGTTTCTCTATGTTTTCCTTGTCCTTCTTTTTACTCTTCCTTGAAGGTCGTTCCTTTACTGTGTCCTCACTTTTCTCGGACTTCACATCGTTTTGATTAACTTTGGTGGCATCCCTTGCCTTGTGAACATCAGAAAATTTTCATCCTAGTTTAGTTACAGGCTATACCAATCACTTGATTCACTTGCATAATGAACTCACTTACATTGTCTTGGGGGTTTTGTGTTGTACCAACCAAGTGGAATTTAATTGATCTAGTCAAAACGTCAAAAGCTTCTGAAAGGGCAATACCAGACATTATACAAGCTGCTGGAGCTAGTACGAGCATTAGCCGCACCTACCACATTGTAAGTGAAGTAATTTAGTTTGGGAGCAGAAAATAAAACAACGCCGTGACTGAGGTAGGTCTCAACTATGCATACCATGACCCCTGAAAAATATACTGATGTAACAATATAGAGAACTGCAAAGGAGCTTGCATCAGACAATGGCAAAAAGCATGCCTGTATATTCCAACACAGAGATTACTATAATTAGTATAAAAGTAAAAAGGGGAGGAACAGAAACATCACGTCAGTTAATCTTTCCAAGAGAACAAATAATTGAGAACTTACAATAATACCAGCAGGAACCAAAAATGCTAAAACATTAATATCCATAAAGTAAGATGGCCAAGTAGGGGGCTGATGTTCACTGACGCTTGCAATGATTGGTATGTACTTGCTTGCATAGGTTCTGTTCTCCATTTTCATGCGATAAAACAGCCAAAAATAATAACAGTTACAGAAATGGtaacaaaagaaaaaaggtAATTGTTTGCTTAGGTTCTGTTCTCCATTTTTAACAGGAGAAAGGAGTCAAAAGATAATTAATAGCAATAACAATAATTCTGAGGGACAAAGTACAACGTCCATGCAAATATATTTGGAGTAGGCAGTAGGCAGAAGCATATTACATAACATTTGTAACAAATATTATTGAGACCTTTCACCTCAGACTTACCTTTAAGTTTCAACAATAAGACCTTTTGAAACAGGAATCTGAATATAGAAGTTATGGTTTTAGGTTTTACATAACAGAGTAAGAGAATGGGTTTAGGAGGAAGTTGTACTGCACCAAAATCTACAAAGTATACTAATAGCATTTTATGTGCCTTGCATTACTGGAAGATGGAATGCCTGCAAGTTATTTTACAGCTAGCAAGTAACTTTTAGTTTGCTTTGTTCAGTTGTTGATACATGCAAGCAGGCAGTCAGCCAAAAAAATAAGTATGCTTTTTCTCCCTATCTTGGAGAAGAAACATCAGCCCATGGTGCTCAGATATTACTGAGGTTAATTCAGCAGGACATAGCTGAAAACAGGTCTTTGAAATAAATATTgatgaaaaaataaatgttttgaTGAACTCACTAAATGATAACAATATTTAGAGGTTAGAATAGGTCACAAGTCAAAAAGAACGGCTTTAAAAGCCAGCATATTTCTTACACAGATAAAATCAGGTACCTTTTAGTTTGTAAAGCCATTTACCATGCATGATTAAAGCAATAAATAGCATACTACACGTATAGAGCAACTTACGGATCAAGTAGACTCAGACTCCGTCCACTCCAGCCTTTTGTTGGGCTGGATGCTACCAATGCTATTAGCACAGCCAATACAGCAACGCACAAAACCCTGAACATGAGAAACAATTACAAGTGACCGGCAAAAAAGTCCAAGTCTACAAATTGTCCTATAAAAAAGAACAGAATTTTCCACACCAAAACCCTATCATGTTCTAAGTAACTGGATAGCCCTAGCAATACTACTATAGAGGAATGCACAAAGTAATAGAGAACAGAAGAAAAGTGAAAGGTTGGTTAGATATGATGCATCATATTTCTCATTTTGTTACAAACATCAATGATAAAGTAGAATTAAGAGAAGAGTCTTACATCCCAACTGATACAACAAGAGTAACTGCTACTTTGAACATTTGCGGGGTCAGAATTCCTTTGATATAATAGACAAGTGCCACAACATGTATTATGATAAAGACCTGAGCATACATGTCAGAAGAACCATTGCTTAATAATCTGAGAAACAGATGTAGTGTCTAGGATTATGCTGCCACTTGCAGTAATACAACTAATAAAACCATGCGAAACATTTCAATCACTAGTATAACTTGTGATTTGTGAAGAAACGCATCCACAGCAAAAGTATAAACATCATATCAAGAGGGGAAGTCATTCTCAAGACAATTGACATTTGACATACACATTCATCTGTAATCAGGATATTTTAACTTTCAAAATGTATTAACAAGATAACCTGTTTTTTTTCtaaaacaaacaaatcaaaTAGGAAGCTTGGTCAAGCAAGAATGACACCACGCTCAAATAGGTGATCAAACCAGTAATGAAAACCTTCAATTCTTTCAATATTTTCCAATATAGTTTGGGGATATTAACCTAAAAACTGATGCATAGGCCGGACACAGTAAACAAATTAAGAACATTTATGGATCTTGGTATATGCCTTGATTATCTAAAACTTAATACACTTATgcatgaagaagaaagagagagaacaCCCAAAGATATTGTTGACTCATTTGTGCGGCACGGCTGATGACCATAAAGGCATTATGGCAATTTTGTAAAGGGATTCTGATACTTTCCTGGAatctatataaatatttagGTCCAAATGTAAATTGTTGATAACTGTTTACTTCAACAGTTTATTATGTCCTAGAACTAATAAAGCATCCTTTGGCCTTCCTAGAGTTATTTGCTTCCTTCAGAAACCATGATACAGCTAATGGAATATGGGCAAGAAAGTTCTGTCTCACACTTTATACAATTTCTCCCTTAAAGGCCTTAACAAGAAATTCCCAGATTCTACATCATATGTCTCTTACAGTTAAAT carries:
- the LOC121782606 gene encoding dolichyl-diphosphooligosaccharide--protein glycosyltransferase subunit STT3A, whose protein sequence is MAAQETSQSATFRHAFGNVLSFTVLLLIGVMAFSIRLFSVIKYESVIHEFDPYFNYRVTQFLTKSGVYDFWNWFDDRTWYPLGRVIGGTVYPGLTLTAGTLWRILNSINIPLSVETVCVFTAPVFSAFASWATYLLTKEIKGAGAGLTAAALLAMVPSYISRSVAGSYDNEAVAIFALIFTFYLYIKTLNTGSLFYATLNAIAYFYMVCSWGGYTFIINLIPMHVLLCIVTGRYSPRLYIAYAPLVVLGTLLAALVPVVGFNAVMTSEHFASFLVFIIIHVVALVYYIKGILTPQMFKVAVTLVVSVGMVLCVAVLAVLIALVASSPTKGWSGRSLSLLDPTYASKYIPIIASVSEHQPPTWPSYFMDINVLAFLVPAGIIACFLPLSDASSFAVLYIVTSVYFSGVMVRLMLVLAPAACIMSGIALSEAFDVLTRSIKFHLVGTTQNPQDNARDATKVNQNDVKSEKSEDTVKERPSRKSKKKDKENIEKPSLVSRVEKRLLVLPLETSVMAVFLLVLLGAFYVVHCVWAAAEAYSAPSIVLTSRSHDGLHVFDDFREAYAWLSHNTEVDDKVASWWDYGYQTTAMANRTVIVDNNTWNNTHIATVGTAMSSPEKAAWDIFNSLDVKYVLVVFGGLVGYPSDDINKFLWMVRIGGGVFPHIKEPDYLRDGQYRIDSQATPTMLNSLMYKLSYFRFVETDGRGYDRVRNTEIGKKHFKLTHFEEVFTTHHWMVRIYKLKSPKNRIRGKTKRSKSKSGTSTSSKRSTRKKNPWQ